From Chlorocebus sabaeus isolate Y175 chromosome 10, mChlSab1.0.hap1, whole genome shotgun sequence:
ATAGAGTAGAATTCCtaacttcagtctcctgagtataaTCCTGTCACATCAGCCATTTGGCTCCTTTAAAGATTATCCCAGAGACACCTACCAAGGTAACTCTGAAACAGTCATCTTTATTGAAACCGAATTTATTCATTGATTCGGGTTTGAGAGGCAACCATGCACATGACAGgaacagagaaagacaaacagaTGGTCCTATGTCCTGCGAACACTCAGATTCTCATGGAAAAATTGGGCTAGGGACAAGTCTATGCATGGTGTGTCTAGTGGTGATAAAGAAGGGCAGAGAAAGAGGATGGGATGAGGGGTTTCTGTTGCgttgacatttgagcaaagacctgaatGAAATGAGGGGATGAGAGCATCTTGTGTCTAGGCCGGAGCCTTCTGGGCTGAGGGCactgcatgtgcaaaggccctgtggtgggaGGGGCTTGGTACCTGGGGAACTTCATGGAGACCAGAAAAGTCAagtggagggaggcagagaacAGCAGGAAATGGGACAGGGGCTGATGATGTTGGGCTTCTAGGGCACTGGAAGCTGCTGATGAGAGCCCAGGAGCCTTTGGAGGGTTTCAAGCAGAGTCCTGAGGGTGTCTGACTGACTTTTCAAAATGTTCCAGCTGCTAATTGAGGGGTGGACTCCAGGCCGCAGGCAGGCCTGCTGATGACTGTAATTGCGTTGAGAGATGACGGTGGCGTGGAGGTGCTGGGGAGAGGTCAGCCAGAGGTTGTGTTCTGCAGGTGGAGCCACCATGAGTGCATGAGAGAGGGACGGGGCAGGGAGGATGGGGAGGGATGTTCGGCTTCTTGGCTGGTTGGATGGAGCTGCCGTACATGGCTGAAATGGAAGAGGCCAGGGGCAGGGGTTTGGGGCAAGCTCCAGAGTTGGCTTTGTATCCAGGAAATTCAAGTTGCACCTTAGGTACTGAAGGGAGCACTTGGTAGACAGGGGGTTGTCTGAGTCTGAGGTTCAGGAGCCACTTGTCAACAGAATGGGAACGCAGCCATGTCTACCTGCACTTTGAGGGGGCTCAGGCTGcctgggcatttgggttggtggCTCCTTAGCAGTTTTTCTAGCCAAGGGGAGATAGCCACACCCATGAACACACACTCTGTCTCATGGCATGTGCCTGGGAAGGTAGGTAATGCATGTTTcctaatattttctagttttaaaaatgttttattgtgcACATTTTCATACAAGTACCTAATTTTAGGAAAGATAGCATAATGAACCTTTGGGAGCTCATGATAAAGTCAATCACAGCGATGTGCCCTTTACAACCCTACTTTTCTACTAAAGCAAGGACCAGTTCACGGGCATGGCACTCTGGCTGGGTAAGGCGGATCTGAGGCTCTGGGCTACCTGCGCTCCGCAGGCCGTGCACTGGTGAGTCACTCTAGGACCTCGCAGGACTGGGGAACAGTGGAActaagagatggggagagagaagacGGGCTTCCTGGAAGCTCGGGTGAGGCCTGGCTGCTCCAAGCAGCAGTTGAAGGAACAATACAGAGGTGAACAGTGCTGGGCCGGCTGGAGACACAGCAAGCTCCAGCGAACGTGGCCGGTGATTGATTGAAGGGTTGCGATCGGCGATACGTAACCCTGGAGGTACAGGTGGAGACTGAGGAGTGGGGGGCTTTGCATCCCAGGCCAGGGGAGAGCAGACTGATTTCTTTGAAAAGCAGTGAGCACTGTCCAGAGGTGTTTGAGCAGGACAGCAGCATGACTTTGAGAAAATCAAGGGCTCACCAGAGGTGGATGGCGAGGAGCTGGAGGAGCTCCAGGGGCCCAGCAGCCACTGGCAGCGAAGGCCTGGGCAACCCTGGGCGTGGGAAGAAAGTCAGCAAGGCCGGGAGCGGAGAGTGTTTTGTCAGGCTCACGTCTTGGCTGCATTACCCTGGGCAAGTTGCTTTAGTGATCTCTCCAAGCccgttttcatggaatctgcaaagcaCAGCCAAGTCTGGTACCTGCCGCCTAGGGCCCTTGAGGACGCAGTGGGATGGTGCCTGGTGGAGCTTGGAGCTTAGCCTACGCTGGAAGGGGAGGACACATAACCGTCAGCATCCACGTCTATTCGGTATAGGAGATGCTATTAGGATCCACCGGGGGAAGTGGGTGATCCAGGGGAGATTGGGAGGTTATCAGCCAGGAGGTGACCAGAGAGGGCGGCCACaccaggctgagctgggaggaggaggagaggtgggaggggagaggattCTGGTGTAGGAAAGAGGACAGAGCTGACATCCCAGCGAGGAGCACACAGGGCAGCCCTGTGGTGCTGGCTGCGTTCTCCATCCCGTGCTAGCTGTCTGTAGATGCAGTGGTGTCTGGAGGAGCAGAGCTTCCCTTTTAGCCCTTGGTCTGACTCCACCTGCTCAGGAAGGTTTCGGGAGTGGGGAGCCCTCCACACTCAGTCCACACCAGGGCTGGCTGCCCTCTTTCTGGACTGTAAAAATGGCCCCGAGGGTTCAGACAGTGGGCATCTCCGTTACTCACCCCTGAATGTCTGGATGGGTGAAGCCTCCCTCTGGCCCTGGGGAAGAAGCTGTCAATCTGGGGATTTACAGAGCATTGAGGACCACAGGACACACGTCTCCCACCTGCTGCGTGGAGGGGAGGGCTGCCTGTGAGTGAGCTCAGTGGTGCCCGTGGGAACATGGTGGCATCTGGGCCCTGGGAGTGGGACTTCCCTGCTTGGCTTCTCTCAGCCTGAAAAGGGGCAAGGGTGGCAGAGTCCACAGTTGTTGACACATCTTCCTTGAATGGCTTCCTCTATGGGGAGAGGACCGCAGATCTCTTTCTAGAACCGCGAACACTTTAGCTTTTAGTCTCATCACTGGTTCAGGGGAGTGGCCATACCCCTCCATCAATAATGAACACAAACACTGCTGCATCTCCAGAAAGCACGTGCGCAgttctgtgacttctttcttctgcctccagggtgCTGGAGGCCGTACGTCAGTAGTTTTCAAAGAAAACGACATTGCTGCTTCCATTTTTCCCTTGTCTGCAGCCAGAGTTCTCTTTCTCAATCGGAAAGCTGCAGTGGCTTTCCGGGGTGTCCTGGGCAAGACTGACCTTCACCTCCGCATTCTGCCCGCTTACCTGGCCTCCTGCCTTCGCTGCGGGCCCCACCACAGCCCCTCCATCCCTCTGGCCCCTCCACACTGGTGTAGCCAGGTCTTCACTGCGCCCACCTGTTAGGCCTTCCATAGGCCTCTgggccgcctcctcctcctcactgaaCACTCACTGGCATCTCACCTTGTGTGGgagctctctgggcctcactaTGTCACCAGTCGCGCTCTCCAGACTCAGTTCCTATCACTGCCCTCGGCCCCACCGGGCCTGGCGATGTCCTGAGCAGCCTGCGTGGAGCCCAGCTGCCTGGCGCCCGTCTCTGCTGACAGCTTGGCAGAGCAGGACATGCCGGGCAGCTTTTGGGAATGCCTCCCTCTTGTGCCCAGATGGACTTTTTGTTAACCCTCCATGAAATAATTCTTCCTGGTGTGACTGGGAAACCAGGCAATGCTATAGTCATGAGGGGGCGGGGTGACCATGGTGGCCGAGGCAGCCCTTTCCCTTCTGCAGGAGAGTCGTGGCCCCAGTGGGAAGGGCACACATTGGTGATTAACAGGAGCCGTCATTTGGCCAAGGTGACCCAGAGTCTCACCCGGCGCAGTCCTCAGAGTAGCTCTGgactggtgggggtgggggcacccCAGTCCCTGACCGGATGGGCAGGTGGGCTCCAGTTGCCCTCACAGCTGACACCCCCTGACTTTTCCTCCTCCTCGGGTGCAGTCAGATGGAGACTCTCAGGCAGGAACTGTCACCGTCACACGTGAAAGGCCGCATGGCAAGTACTGGTTGTGGGCTTGTGATTGCCCTGAAGCTCCTCCCCTCACCCACTCATGGgtctcttcattttctctccGCATCAATTCTCTTCAGTAAATGATCCCGCATTTTTGTATGGGAAGGATTTTTACTCCTCACTCAGCCTGTTGAAGTCAGGCTGCTCTGGAGGTGGCCGTCACTGAGGTCTCCGCAGTGGCCTCCAAGCAGCCCAGGGGCTTGCACATGTGGCCCTTGCATTTGGGAGCTGCCGGGCTACCTGGCTGTCGTAGGGGGTCTCTCAAGTGGCGGTAAGACCCCTTCATCCAGCTCTGCACGCAGGCTGTGCAGACAGAGCCACTCCGTCACCGCTTCTGGTAGGGGGCGAGGGTGCTGTCCCGTCAGTGTTGAGCCTCAGCGTCCCAGACCCCAGCAGAGGGGTGGAGTGTGGGGTGGAAGGAGGCCTCCTCCTGGCCTGAGCTCCGTCACTTCCAGCCGAGCAGTCTGGGTCCCGGGTGTCCAGGGAGTTTGTGGTCTCCCCAACGCACAGTTCTCTGGGGCCGGGAATAGGGAATGAGCATGCAGACATGACCATCGTAACTTCATAGGGAAAGATGGAAACATCTGTGACCACCCAGTTTGGGGAGAACAGCTTCATTCCTTCCTGTGAGTAACTGGCCTGTGTGAGTGCTGGTCTCCACTCCGCCCCTCCCTACCGTGCTGGGTAGGAGAGATGGCGAGGCTGGCCTCAGGTGGGTGTTTTCTAAGGGAAGGGCCCCCAgcagggcagctctgcccctcccCAGAGAGGTGGCCACTGTGCCCTCCTCTCCTGCTGCCTGCTGTGTTCAAGCACCACAGCCCCAGCAGCTCCAGCACGGGAGGCTCATCTCTCACAGTTCCAGGGcccagaagtccaaagtcaaggcgCCGGCCAACTCTGTTCCTGGGaaggccctcttcctggcttcatgtgtcctcacgtggtagagggagagagaacggaagctctctggtgtctcaaATAAAGGCACTGATCTGATCATGGGGACCCCACCTTCATGACCTCTTGTCACTCTAACTACTCCCCACTGCCCCGTCTCCCAGCGCCATCACATTAGGGGACAGAGCTTCAACATAGGACTTTAGGGAAACACAGTTCCGTCCATAATACATGCCTTCTGTCCAGACAGCGTTCAGGTGCAGAATGCAGCCTTCTGAGGCCTTGACGTGGAAACGATGCCTCCCTTGAGCCACTGTCCGCCAGTCACTCGGAGCTGGAATTGCAGCTTCTGATGCAGTGGTGACGGTGGCTGAGACTCGGCAGGGTTAAATATTGAACACAAGTTGCCCCTATAGCAGCATGTGGACACATGCCTGGCTCTGCTTACTGCACAGGGGCCCTGCAAGCCGTGCTCACTGCACTTGGAGCCTGGGGGAAGAATAGGGATGGTCAGGGTTCTGTCCCAGCTGCTGCAGAAACGTTGCAAAGGGTGGTGTCAGGGCCTCCGGGTCTCTGCATGGTAAAGGCGGCACACTGGGTCAGAAGCTACATTCTCATCTGTCTCTGGATAGAGCAATTGAGGAATAAGAGACCTCAGACCATCGTATATGTGCCTGGTTATGTAGAGGTGAGATTTGCTTGCTCAGAGCTCTAAGTACTGTGGCCTGCTATGACAGTGTCTGCCAGTTTCTCTTGGAGAGCAGATGAAATTCACCGCTTTGAAATCGGCTCACTGCTCTTCCTGTCCCTTCTCTCTGGGCCCTGGTGTAGGGCCTGCTCCAAGCCAGTTACCTCATTCATATCCAGAACCCCCAACATGCTTCTGTCCTGTCTGTGTGCCCGtccagaaaaaaaagcagaggccTTAGGGGTGATTCTTGTGGTCTCTTCCACGGAAACATCTTTCCTGCTTAGTAACAGTGGTTCGGTAAATATGCCCTGGTTTCATCTGCATATGTTGCATTGAGAATACCTTGTGGccgctctgtgttgtgtttagAATTGTTTGTTTGGGGTGCAGGGGGGATATCAGCAGTGGATGGGTAGGGAGCATCACCCTTGGGGCCTCTGCTGGGCTGTGCTCGTTGATGGCCGCTTCCCAGGGCCGAGTCACCACGATGACTCCTCCTGCACTGGGATCAGCCACTCGGAACAAGCAGAAGCCGGTTTTTCCTTTTCCAAGCCCTGCAGCTAGCAGCGTGGACTGTACAGTCCTACTCTGTCCTCCTCTTTGACTGTAATGAATGGGCTGGCCAGGTGCTGGAGCACATTTCACAAACCCTCTTGTGCCCCCAAGAAGAGCAGGTGCAAATAGCCAGAAAACACTGCTGGGCTGTGTGTGCCCAGGGTGCCAATGAGACAAGCACAAAGTGGGCACAGAGGCCAAGGAGCAAGTGCTGCTCTGCTCTGTGGGGCCAGGAAGGATGAAATGGGTCTATCCTCATTGGAACAGCCTGGAAGAAAGAGGATTCCCACTTCCCATAAAATTACCATTGAACCCATGTTTCGTTTGCTCAGGggacttttttttcctcctctactTTCAGGAAGAAGCATATTGCCAAGTGGATGCCGCCGCGCAGCATGTTTGCTTGAGGCGGAAGCTTCAGCGTCTGCTGGGATAACTGGAGGAAGAAATATGAAGCCTTAGCAGCTTTACCCGGGAAGCGAATTTCGAGATGGCGGCTCAGCGGATCCGAGCTGCCAACTCCAGCGGCCTCCCTCGCTGCAAGTCAGAGGGGACCCTGATTGACCTGAGCGAAGGGTTTTCAGAGACGAGCTTTAATGATGTCAAAGGTGAGCTTCTGGGGAACAGGACTGCGGCTAAGGGAGAACGTTGGGATTTCCAAGTTGGAACTCAGGAACTTCTCTGCTTTAAAGATTGCCAGTTTAGCATTCAGATCATTAAAGTTTAGTTCTTTAAACTTCACCATGTTCGTAGGTTTAGCCCTGGAATCATAGCCGCTTGTCTTATTTTTTGTGTCCCCCTTattagtgaaaccccttcttaaTACAgggtatgtttcttttttcttgataaaaTTCAGTGACAGTGTGGTATGGAGCTTGGTGGTGCAGAAACCCAGGGGAACAGAGTGTGGCAAATAGATGAAATAGTGAGAACcaccagagaagaagaaaaggtggCTTAGGGGAGGGGTCAGCAAACCTTTTCTCTAAACGGTCTGATAGGAAATATTTGAAGCTTTGCAGGCCGTATACCATCTCTGTCACTACTATTCATTGCTGCTTCGttgcatgaaagcagccacagaagtAAGTCATTAAATAGCCACAGTCGTGTTccaagacaacttttttttttgcagacaaCCCCGTGTGGCCCCAGGGCCATGCTTTACCAACCCCTGTTCTAGAAGGTAGTCCTAAGGTTTAATAACCCTGGGTCTCCGGGTTTCTCCAGTGGCCTCATAAAATTGAGTTCATGAGAAGACCTATCTTTTGGACACCAAGGCTGATACCAGTAGGGCATTTTCTTCCTGGACATCTGCCCCAACCTAGGCCACATTCAGTCTCTCTCAACGTGCTCCCTCGGGGCTTGGCAGCTGAAGTGACGGCACCATCATCATCAGTATCATCATCCCTTGGCTTTCTCTTAGCTGTTGAAATTGTCTTGCCTGGAGCACAGCTGAGAAGTAGGAACTTGACTTTGACTTTTGTATCCTCAGCCCCGGCCTAAAGTCAGTGCTAAGTAAATGTTTCTTGAACTAAACCGCTATCCCCCAGATAAAGTTGTAATCCTCTTTCCTGATGTACTAGAAATTATACGCACTGTGTTTATGTCTGTCTAATTGAGtagcttctccttcccctttatCCCAAACATCTTCTCCCTGCCTCTGATTGATGCTGGCATCCCTAAGCATTGctgtaaatgttctttaaaataaaaggctGGCCAGTATGAGATGTTATTAATAAGAGAGCAACAGTGATTGGGTGTTGCCATAAATAActgaagcatttatttttcagattctgttaatggacattgttttttttactttatggCCCAACTCAGAGTCAAAGCTAGGACTAGGGAGCATAAATTGTGTAATTTGGGCAGAGTGTTACAGTGAGGAGGGCAGAGTCTTAAAGTGAggtgaactttttaaaataatgacagcgggctggacacggtggctcacacctgtaatcccagcactttaggaggccgaggcgggcggatcacaaggtcaggagctcgagaccagcctgaccaacatggtgaaaccctgtctctactaaaaataccaaaaattagccagttctGGTGgaacgtacctgtaatcccagctactcaggaggctgagacaggagaatcacttgaacccaggaggcggtggttgccgtgagctgagattacgccattgcactctgagactctgtctcaaaaataaataaattaataataataatgatgatgacagtgCTCTGGAGGAAATATTGGCTGTTATCCCTAAAAGACTCCCGAATTTAGAGGAGGAAGACAAACAAGATAGCCTCAAACGTGAGGAGGAGGGTGTTTTGAGAATCTGAGGTTGACAGAACCGTGGGATCTCCGGTCTTGCCCAGAGATCCTGGGGAGTCTACCTCCAAGGCACCACATGTGACCCAGGCAGTGAACCAGCCAGAGGCTTCACGCACATCCCGGTGATAGACAGACTCCAAGGTGGGAATTTATTTCAGCCAAAATATCTGCCGTGGAACCTTCTGCTCTGATGAATGTTTTGCCTGCAGAAGAACGTAGGCAGAGGGATAGGAAATGTATTATTCAGTACATTGAACTTCCTAACACCCAGGGAGATTTTTTGTATTAGAATCAAGGTGGCTGTGAATCTGCGTAACACTCCTCAGAATTCATTAAGATGTAATTCGATAGGGATTCTCTGGCATTTGATGGGATGGAAGCCCTTCCCCAGGGTCCCCAGCTGCTTGGTGGCAGTTGACTGATGGAGGGCCTCATCTAGAAGGGGTTATCACACAACAGTCCACCTTCCTGGGATTCTGGAAAGGAAGAGTGGGGTGGTTTCCCTTGGGTAAGCCTGATCCCTTGAGTGAAATCTATGACGACCTCTCTTCCAAGGAGAGTGCTGGGAATTTTAAGTGAAATCGTTCTTAATTCTTCAGTTGGATGAAATTGAGTGATAATTCTCGTTGATACATTCTAGGCTATGCACAAAGCATGCTTGATTGCTTTGGTTTCTTAGTTTTGAAACGACTATAAGGGAATTATTCTGGGGGAGCATAATAAGGACATAACCTTTGAGGGATTCTGGCAAGATTTTGATGGCCGgcaagttttatttaatttccatttagttTTCATCTTTATGTGACATTTCCAGTAGATGTGTCAAGGAGACAAAATGGTTGATATTCCTGGAGATCATGACTAGCAAGCAGAAATAGGGGAGAAGAGCTTCTgtatcctctggcctcagcctgacCCACGTCACTTCTTCCCACTTCTCCATCAAAGCCATTTTCTTTCACAGGTTTTGGTTCACTTCCATCtcatattaaataatttgtcagttttatgatttttttagagCACAAGAGCATAGCCAGGGGGAATTCAGACATTGCTTTGACCAGCACCAGGATCCAATAACACAGACTATGGCTTCTCTGTGTCATTTATGCATGCACGATgatcattcattccacaaatactcATTGAgcccctgctctgtgccaggccttGTACGAGGCCCAGGGATacaacagcaaacaaaacagGCTCTAATGGTGCTGATATCCTAATGGGGAGATGGAGGCTCCcctcctgaaaaagaaaaagaaaaaaaaaatatatatatatatatatatataatttttcatatttttttttttgtgtgtgtgtatatatatatgtaaggtaTGTAGAGAAGGAAAAATTCTGAGTTCTTGGCTTGGGCCCCTTTAACAAAAGACATTAATAAGAGAAAAGCCTTCAAACTGACttaatatatgttttatgtatattgcAGACATttcttcataaggaaatgaagacttaAAGAAGTAGTTAAACCTGAGGGGTTCGATGAGGTGTGGAGAGTCCTGGAAAAAATGTGATGGGATTAAAAAAAAGCATGAGCAAGTGTCATGAGCCAGAGGACAGCAAGGCCTGGGCATTGCAGATTCCCTGTGTCCCTGGAGATAGGATGCTCTGTCCCCCACATACAGTGAGGGCCCCTCCCACTTGAGAGTCTGTGACCTGCTTCAGGGGGTGGGCAGGGAGTTCTTCCTGCACCTGCTGTTTCTCCAATTCCTCCAGCTTAAAATATGCATGGTACTATATTTTGGGGTAGCATGTTCTGAACCCCATCAGGTACATGATGTAGTGGTTAGTGATAAGAGCTATGGAAGGAGATAACGTTGGGGCCAGGAGATGTCTATTTCACATAGCATCCTGTGCCTCTTCAAGTTGGGACAAGCAATACTATGACAAGTGCCTTATCTATGTCTTTGCATTTTATCCTCTCCAAAGCTCATTGAGGAAATGTACTTTTTCTCCACCATGAGTAGAGTCTTAGGCGCTGGAGATCACACAGTTGCTAAGGGCTCCATTCAGGTCTTGATTCAGTGATCCCAGAGCCGGGTTCTCTGAGACACCCAGATAGACCCCCTGCTGTAATTTCACAGGAGGAGGTAGGCGGGACTTCAAGGCCCAGGGATGCTCCCAGCCAAGCGCATCTCTGGGACCCAGTTCATGTAAATGAATAGAAACTGTCTACCTGATTTCCTAACACTTTCCCAAGGAAGTGTGATTATTTCCtttcaaaggaaaaggaaactggCAGGTGATTTTttctggggcggggcggggtggggggggcaaTTTGATAGAATACGATGACTGTGGACTTAATCACATTAGAAAAGATGTAGGTTTAGTTCACCTAAAAATGGATTCCTTGCTTTGGTCATTTGCTTtggcaacttaaaaaaaaaaagaaaaagaaaaagaaacatttcctttctttctttcagttgttTATTACAGGAAGCCAGAATGTCAGCAGACCCCCGAAGTGAGGCAGTttaggaggtgggggaggggagtccTGGGGAGAAGTATATATGCttattttcttcagaaagaaTGTTCTTCATCTTCTGAATATACCTTCTCATGTATGAGAAGGAGAGGAAACACTTGGATATTTCATCATAtccattatttttcaaaacacacCACTTGTTTAACTGACTTATTTTTGCTGTTTCAATTGCTGTCTACATTGGTAACATACAGAGTTTAATGGCAGGAACCATAAATTAACTTGATTCACTTTTTAAACGGTTGGAATTTTTCAGACTGCTTCAACGCTTGTTCAATGATAGTATGAGCTATGACTAGGCGTAATCTCTCATTTTCAAGGTATGTGGACAGTCTATTTTCATGTTGTGattttgaattataatttaaaagaggttgggctggacacagtggctcatgcctgtaatcccagcattttgggaggctgaggcgggaggatcatttgaggtcaggagtttgagaccagcctggtcaacatggtgaaaccccatttctacaaaaaatacaaaaattagccagacgtggtggcatacacctgtaatcttggctactttggaggctgaggcaggagaatcacttgaaccgaagcggctgaggttgcagtaagctgagatcataccactacactccagcctgggtggcggagcgagacgctgtctcataaataaataaatacataaaataagaataaaagaggTTGGAAGGAACTGACTTCAGAATTCATACTTTATCTGAGGAAACAGTTGGATGAGGAACAGGTTGAGCTTGGAAATTTAAGAAGCAGGTTGGGGGAATCTTTCCATCCAGAGGCAGGGCTTGGAATCGGCTCAGACATGTCATTGTGGGAGTTTTGGGAGACTGTTCATTTCCAGTCCCTGGTCACATGCAGTGGTCATGTAACTCATCATGTCACCGTGTTTTCTAAGTAAATCACATTCAGTTTCTCTTTGTATCTAGTAGTAGTTCTTTTAAGAAGTTAAAGTTGCCCAAAATGAGATATTTAGGGCATAGGGCATGTTAAATATTCCATTGCACTGATTTGCTTTTCTGTGAGTGATGGAGAGGATCCTCTGTGGTCTTTCTGCCGGGCATAGGTTTTCGATTTCGAAAGTAACCAAGTAGCAGTGGTGCTCTCAGTAACCAGTTCATTGGCCGGGTAAATGACGTACCGAATTTCACTTTGGTTTGTTTCTGCTGGTGACTTGCCTGGGTTAATGTCCACCTGTCTGGTTTaccaccttcctccctcctttggGAAACACTCTGGATGCACCACCGGCCTTGCCCTCACtgtctgttttctttgtgttttgcaCAGTGCCTTCTCCCAGTGCCTTGCTAGTAGACAACCCCACACCTTTTGGAAATGCGAAGGAAGTGATTGCGATCAAGGACTATTGCCCCACCAACTTCACCACACTGAAGTTCTCCAAGGGCGACCATCTCTACGTCTTGGACACATCTGGCGGTGAGTGGTGGTACGCACACAACACCACCGAAATGGGCTACATCCCCTCCTCCTATGTGCAGCCCTTGAACTACCGGAACTCAACACTGAGTGACAGCGGTATGATTGACAATCTTCCAGACAGCCCAGACGAGGTAGCCAAGGAGCTGGATCTGCTCGGGGGATGGACGGATGACAAAAAAGTACCAGGCAGAACGTACAGTAATAACCCTTTCTGGAACGGGGTCCAGACCAACCCGTTTCTGAATGGGAACGTGCCCGTCACGCCCAGCCTGGATGAGCTGAATCCGAAAAGTACTGTGGATTTGCTCCTTTTTGACACAGGCACGTCCTCCTTCACTGAATCCAGCTCAGCCACCACGAATAGCACTGGCAACATCTTTGACGAGCTTCCAGTCACAAACGGGCTCCACGCAGAGCCGCCAGTCAGGCGGGACAACCCCTTCTTCAGGAGCAAGCGCTCCTACAGTCTCTCGGAACTCTCCGTCCTCCAAGCCAAGTCCGACGCTCCCACATCGTCGAGTTTCTTCACCGGCTTGAAATCACCTGCCCCCGAGCAATTTCAGAGCCGGGAGGATTTCCGAACTGCCTGGCTAAACCACCGGAAGCTGGCCCGGTCTTGCCATGACCTGGACTTGCTTGGCCAAAGCCCTGGTTGGGGCCAGACCCAAGCCGTGGAGACAAACATCGTGTGCAAGCTGGATAGCTCCGGGGGTGCTGTACAGCTTCCCGACACCAGCATCAGCATCCACGTGCCCGAGGGCCATGTCGCCCCTGGGGAGACCCAGCAGATCTCCATGAAAGCCCTGCTGGACCCCCCGCTGGAGCTCAACAGTGACAGGTCCTGCAGCCTCAGCCCCGTGCTGGAGGTCAAGCTGAGCAACCTGGAAGTGAAAACCTCTATCATCCTGGAGATGAAAGTGTCAGCAGAGATAAAAAATGACCTTTTTAGCAAAAGCACAGTGGGCCTCCAGTGCCTGAGGAGCGACTCAAAGGAAGGGCCGTATGTCTCCGTCCCGCTTAACTGCAGCTGTGGGGACACGGTCCAGGCACAGCTGCACAACCTGGAGCCCTGTATGTACGTGGCTGTCGTTGCCCACGGCCCAAGCATCCTCTACCCTTCCACCGTGTGGGACTTCATCCATAAAAAAGTCACGGTGGGTCTCTACGGCCCCAAACACATCCACCCATCCTTCAAGACGGTAGTGACCATTTTTGGGCATGACTGTGCCCCAAAGACACTCCTGGTCAGCGAGG
This genomic window contains:
- the SH3BP4 gene encoding SH3 domain-binding protein 4 isoform X1; the protein is MAAQRIRAANSSGLPRCKSEGTLIDLSEGFSETSFNDVKVPSPSALLVDNPTPFGNAKEVIAIKDYCPTNFTTLKFSKGDHLYVLDTSGGEWWYAHNTTEMGYIPSSYVQPLNYRNSTLSDSGMIDNLPDSPDEVAKELDLLGGWTDDKKVPGRTYSNNPFWNGVQTNPFLNGNVPVTPSLDELNPKSTVDLLLFDTGTSSFTESSSATTNSTGNIFDELPVTNGLHAEPPVRRDNPFFRSKRSYSLSELSVLQAKSDAPTSSSFFTGLKSPAPEQFQSREDFRTAWLNHRKLARSCHDLDLLGQSPGWGQTQAVETNIVCKLDSSGGAVQLPDTSISIHVPEGHVAPGETQQISMKALLDPPLELNSDRSCSLSPVLEVKLSNLEVKTSIILEMKVSAEIKNDLFSKSTVGLQCLRSDSKEGPYVSVPLNCSCGDTVQAQLHNLEPCMYVAVVAHGPSILYPSTVWDFIHKKVTVGLYGPKHIHPSFKTVVTIFGHDCAPKTLLVSEVTRQAPNPAPVALQLWGKHQFILSRPQDLKVCMFSNMTNYEVKASEQAKVVRGFQLKLGKVSRLIFPITSQNPNELSDFTLRVQVKDDQEAILTQFCVQTPQPPPKSAIKPSGQRRFLKKNEVGKIILSPFATTTKYPTFQDRPVSSLKFGKLLKTVVRQNKNHYLLEYKKGDGIALLSEERVRLRGQLWTKEWYIGYYQGRVGLVHAKNVLVVGRARPSLCSGPELSTSVLLEQILRPCKFLTYIYASVRTLLMENISSWRSFADALGYVNLPLTFFCRAELDSEPERVASVLEKLKEDCNNTENKDRKSFQKELVMALLKMDCQGLVVRLIQDFVLLTTAVEVAQRWRELAEKLAKVSKQQMDAYESPHRDRNGVVDSEAMWKPAYDFLLTWSHQIGDSYRDVIQELHLGLDKMKNPITKRWKHLTGTLILVNSLDILRAAAFSPADQDDFVI
- the SH3BP4 gene encoding SH3 domain-binding protein 4 isoform X2; protein product: MAAQRIRAANSSGLPRCKSEGTLIDLSEGFSETSFNDVKVPSPSALLVDNPTPFGNAKEVIAIKDYCPTNFTTLKFSKGDHLYVLDTSGGEWWYAHNTTEMGYIPSSYVQPLNYRNSTLSDSGMIDNLPDSPDEVAKELDLLGGWTDDKKVPGRTYSNNPFWNGVQTNPFLNGNVPVTPSLDELNPKSTVDLLLFDTGTSSFTESSSATTNSTGNIFDELPVTNGLHAEPPVRRDNPFFRSKRSYSLSELSVLQAKSDAPTSSSFFTGLKSPAPEQFQSREDFRTAWLNHRKLARSCHDLDLLGQSPGWGQTQAVETNIVCKLDSSGGAVQLPDTSISIHVPEGHVAPGETQQISMKALLDPPLELNSDRSCSLSPVLEVKLSNLEVKTSIILEMKVSAEIKNDLFSKSTVGLQCLRSDSKEGPYVSVPLNCSCGDTVQAQLHNLEPCMYVAVVAHGPSILYPSTVWDFIHKKVTVGLYGPKHIHPSFKTVVTIFGHDCAPKTLLVSEVTRQAPNPAPVALQLWGKHQFILSRPQDLKVCMFSNMTNYEVKASEQAKVVRGFQLKLGKVSRLIFPITSQNPNELSDFTLRVQVKDDQEAILTQFCVQTPQPPPKSAIKPSGQRRFLKKNEVGKIILSPFATTTKYPTFQDRPVSSLKFGKLLKTVVRQNKNHYLLEYKKGDGIALLSEERVRLRGQLWTKEWYIGYYQGRVGLVHAKNVLVVGRARPSLCSGPELSTSVLLEQILRPCKFLTYIYASVRTLLMENISSWRSFADALGYVNLPLTFFCRAELDSEPERVASVLEKLKEDCNNTENKDRKSFQKELVMPDVVVHTYSPSYSGG